A window of Garra rufa chromosome 16, GarRuf1.0, whole genome shotgun sequence contains these coding sequences:
- the LOC141288355 gene encoding zinc-binding protein A33-like: MDSKSVEDLSCPVCCEIFKDPVILSCSHSFCKECLQQFWKTRDTQCPVCRGISSKQEPLCNLALKNLCESLIKDQNERRSSGFEEICSLHSEKLKLFCLEDKQPVCLVCRDSEKHFNHTFRPIREVVLSHKEKLNTALTSLQNKLKHAEEMKAECDKTVEHIKSQAEHTERQIKEEFEKLHQFLRNEEETTITALREEEEQKKQMMKEKLEEMNRHISALSHTIKDTEEMMKANDVCFLKDFNIMMKRVQISQPDPQMSSGALIHVPHYLGNLPFRVWKKMQEIVQHTPLTLDPSTVGCWLSLSTDLTSVSYSDVRQDVPDNPERIDFYPCVLGSEGFNSGTHCWDVEVKDNTYWSLGITTASNQRKGDIFFDTNVWYFRYINSEYYSQSVEQTSTHVTVKEKLQRVRVHLDYDGGKVSFSDPLTNICLCTFTTTFTETVFPFLYNRCITSPLRILPVKLLIIAENHS; the protein is encoded by the exons ATGGACTCAAAATCTGTCGAAGATCTTTCCTGTCCCGTGTGCTGTGAAATCTTCAAGGATCCTGTTATTCTGTCCTGTAGTCACAGTTTTTGTAAAGAGTGTCTTCAACAGTTCTGGAAGACCAGGGATACTCAGTGTCCTGTCTGCAGGGGTATATCCTCAAAACAAGAACCTTTGTGTAATCTAGCTTTAAAAAATTTATGTGAATCACTTATAAAGGATCAAAATGAGAGGCGTTCATCAGGTTTTGAAGAGATCTGCAGTTTACACAGtgagaaactcaaactcttctGTTTGGAGGACAAACAGCCTGTGTGTTTAGTGTGCAGAGACTCAGAGAAACACTTCAATCACACATTCAGACCCATCAGAGAAGTGGTTTTATCTCACAAG GAGAAACTGAATACAGCACTGACATCTTTACAAAACAAGCTCAAACATGCAGAGGAAATGAAAGCAGAGTGTGATAAAACAGTTGAACACATCAAG TCTCAAGCTGAGCACACAGAGCGGCAGATTAAAGAGGAGTTTGAGAAACTTCATCAGTTTCTCAGAAATGAAGAAGAAActacaatcactgcactgagagaggaagaggagcagaagaagcagatgatgaaggagaagctggaggagatgaacagacacatctcagctctttcacacacaatcaaagacaCAGAGGAGATGATGAAAGCCAATGACGTCTGCTTTCTAAAG GACTTTAACATCATGATGAAAAG agtccagatctcacagccggATCCACAGATGAGTTCTGGAGCTTTGATTCATGTGCCACATTACTTGGGTAACCTGCcgttcagagtctggaagaagatgcaggaAATTGTCCAACACA CTCCATTGACTCTAGATCCAAGCACAGTAGGTTGTTGGCTCTCACTCTCTACTGATCTGACCAGTGTGTCTTACAGTGATGTACGTCAAGATGTTCCTGATAATCCAGAGAGGATTGACTTTTATCCATGTGTTCTGGGTTCTGAGGGCtttaactcaggaacacactGCTGGGATGTGGAGGTTAAAGACAATACATACTGGAGCCTTGGAATAACCACAGCATCAAACCAAAGGAAGGGAGACATTTTCTTTGACACTAATGTGTGGTATTTTCGGTACATAAACAGCGAATACTACTCACAATCCGTAGAGCAAACCTCGACTCATGTTACAGTTAAAGAGAAGCTGCAGCGTGTGAGAGTTCATCTGGACTATGACGGAGGAAAGGTGTCATTCTCTGATCCTCTAACTAACATCTGTCTGTGTACATTCACAACAACCTTCACTGAAACTGTCTTTCCATTCTTATATAATCGCTGCATAACTTCACCTCTGAGGATCTTGCCAGTTAAACTGCTTATAATAGCAGAAAATCACAGCTAA
- the cnga2a gene encoding cyclic nucleotide gated channel subunit alpha 2a isoform X3, translating into MVVTLREWAHKSLQEEEERPDSFLERFRGPELQIAPSRISIRPDHDGNNSAKSKWSIASLNTDANTKFTKMYLVIRKKSDVFILAPADDLYYRWLFVIATAVLYNWCFVVARACFDELQTRNFILWLVLDYLSDVIYIMDTCVRLRTGFLEQGLLVKDLTKLRESYFHTMQFKLDLLSILPTDLAYIAIGIHVPELRFNRLMRFSRLFEFFDRTETRTNYPNMFRICNLVLYILVIIHWNACIYFAISKSLGFGSDQWVYPNISDPEFGTLTRGYVYCLYWSTLTLTTIGEMPAPVRDEEYLFVVFDFLVGVLIFATIVGNVGAMISNMNATRAEFQAHIDAIKHYMQFRKVSKELEARVIKWFDYLWTNKKAIGEQDALKNLPNKLRAEIAINVHLDTLKKVRIFQDCEAGLLVELVLKLRPQVFSPGDYICRKGDIGKEMYIIKEGRLAVVADDGVTQYAHLTSGSCFGEISILNIKGSKMGNRRTANIRSIGYSDLFCLSKDDLMEAVMEYPDAKKALEERGRQILLKEGLLDELDAGGMGEERVEEKVQRLEASLEILQTRFARLLAEYTATQQRLKQRLTALECRTRHSGSGFLSDGNESTVDGDGTHSEVNITL; encoded by the exons ATGGTGGTCACTCTTAGAGAATGGGCCCATAAAAGCCTTCAGGAAGAGGAGGAAAGGCCAGATTCTTTCTTGGAGCGCTTCAGAGGACCTGAACTTCAAATTGCTCCCAGTCGAATAAGCATCAGACCAGATCATGATGGAAACAACAGTGCCAAAAGCAAGTG GTCTATTGCCTCGTTGAACACAGATGCAAACACAAAatttactaaaatgtatttgGTTATCAGAAAAAAGTCTGATGTTTTCATACTGGCACCTGCTGATGACCTGTACTACCGCTGGCTGTTTGTTATTGCCACGGCTGTGTTGTACAACTGGTGCTTTGTGGTGGCTAG GGCCTGCTTTGATGAGCTTCAAACCAGGAACTTCATTCTGTGGCTGGTTTTGGATTATCTCTCTGATGTCATTTATATAATGGACACCTGTGTGAGACTGAGAACAG GTTTCCTTGAGCAGGGTCTTCTGGTGAAGGACCTTACTAAGTTAAGAGAAAGCTATTTTCACACAATGCAATTCAAGCTAGACCTGTTATCCATACTACCTACGGATCTAGCTTACATCGCCATTGGCATTCATGTGCCAGAGCTGCGCTTCAATCGGCTGATGCGCTTCTCACGTCTGTTTGAGTTCTTTGACCGCACAGAGACTCGCACAAACTACCCCAACATGTTCCGCATTTGCAACTTGGTGCTCTATATCCTAGTCATCATTCACTGGAACGCCTGCATCTACTTTGCCATTTCTAAGTCTCTGGGATTTGGATCCGACCAGTGGGTCTACCCAAACATCTCTGACCCTGAGTTTGGGACACTCACTCGAGGATACGTCTACTGCCTCTACTGGTCAACCCTCACACTGACAACCATTGGGGAAATGCCAGCTCCAGTGCGGGATGAGGAGtatctttttgttgtttttgatttccTTGTTGGTGTTCTCATTTTCGCCACCATTGTTGGTAACGTAGGAGCCATGATCTCAAACATGAATGCCACACGAGCTGAGTTCCAGGCTCACATCGATGCCATCAAACACTACATGCAGTTCAGAAAGGTCAGCAAAGAGCTGGAAGCTAGAGTCATCAAATGGTTTGACTACTTGTGGACCAACAAGAAAGCAATTGGTGAGCAGGATGCCCTAAAGAATCTGCCCAACAAACTACGGGCTGAGATTGCTATCAATGTGCATCTGGATACACTGAAGAAGGTCCGTATCTTCCAGGATTGTGAAGCTGGACTTTTGGTTGAACTGGTGCTTAAGTTGCGGCCACAGGTCTTCAGTCCCGGAGACTACATCTGCCGAAAAGGAGACATAGGAAAAGAGATGTACATCATCAAAGAGGGTCGCCTTGCTGTTGTGGCCGATGATGGGGTGACCCAGTATGCACACTTGACGTCCGGCAGCTGCTTTGGTGAAATTAGCATCCTCAACATCAAAGGCAGCAAAATGGGCAACCGTCGCACAGCTAACATCCGTAGCATTGGCTACTCTGACCTCTTTTGTTTGTCAAAGGATGACCTGATGGAGGCTGTAATGGAGTATCCTGATGCTAAGAAAGCTCTGGAAGAGAGGGGAAGACAGATTCTTCTGAAGGAGGGTCTGCTGGACGAGTTGGATGCAGGTGGAATGGGAGAAGAACGGGTTGAGGAGAAAGTACAGAGATTGGAAGCTTCTCTTGAAATATTACAGACTCGGTTTGCTCGTTTACTGGCTGAGTACACAGCTACTCAACAACGCCTGAAGCAGAGACTCACTGCACTGGAGTGTAGGACACGGCACTCTGGCAGCGGATTCCTCTCGGATGGCAATGAAAGCACTGTTGATGGTGACGGTACACACAGTGAGGTCAACATCACACTCTGA